The uncultured Dysgonomonas sp. genome contains the following window.
TGCCGTGGAAAAGGATATTGAAGTAGCAGCCGAAGCATTGAAGTATGCTAAGAAAAAGCGGATACATACAGGTATCGGTACATCAGAATACCATATTAAATATAAGTTCAACTCTACTCAGGAGGAGATACTTGAACGTGCAGCGGCATGTGTAAAATATGCAAAACGCTTTGTAGAAGATGTCGAGTTTTATGCTGAAGATGCGGGACGTACGGATAATGCTTATCTTGCCCGTGTGGTACAAGCAGTGGTGAATGCAGGTGCTACAGTTGTCAATATACCAGATACAACGGGTTACTGTCTGCCTACTGAATATGGCGCAAAAATCAAATACCTGATAGATCATGTGGATATGAAGAATGCAATCCTGTCTACACATTGTCATCAGGATTTAGGTATGGCTACAGCCAATTCCATAATGGGGGTACTTAACGGAGCGCGCCAGGTAGAGGTGACAATCAATGGTATCGGAGAACGTGCAGGAAATACTTCACTTGAAGAAGTGGTGATGGCTATCAGAAGTCATAAGGAATTGAATATTGAGACGAATATCAATACTCAGAAGATATATCCTATAAGCCGTCTTGTTTCCAATCTGATGAATATGCCGGTACAGCCTAATAAGGCTATCGTGGGCAGAAATGCTTTCGCCCATTCATCGGGTATACATCAGGATGGAGTATTGAAAAATCTCTCTACATATGAAATTATTGATCCTAAAGATGTGGGTATCGATGATAATGCAATCGTATTGACTG
Protein-coding sequences here:
- a CDS encoding 2-isopropylmalate synthase, producing MDKLFIFDTTLRDGEQVPGCQLNTIEKIEVARALESLGVDVIEAGFPVSSPGDFNSVVEISKAVTWPTICALTRAVEKDIEVAAEALKYAKKKRIHTGIGTSEYHIKYKFNSTQEEILERAAACVKYAKRFVEDVEFYAEDAGRTDNAYLARVVQAVVNAGATVVNIPDTTGYCLPTEYGAKIKYLIDHVDMKNAILSTHCHQDLGMATANSIMGVLNGARQVEVTINGIGERAGNTSLEEVVMAIRSHKELNIETNINTQKIYPISRLVSNLMNMPVQPNKAIVGRNAFAHSSGIHQDGVLKNLSTYEIIDPKDVGIDDNAIVLTARSGRAALKNRLNLLGIEVDDDQLAEMYQRFLDLADRKKDITDEDVLILAGKETDKMRRIKLDYLQVLSGLGVRNVANVGLDIAGEKFEASASGNGPVDAAIKAIKQIIRRQTVIEEFLIQAINRGSDDIGKVHMQVEHEGVNYYGFSANTDIVAASAEAFINAVNKFVK